In the Mya arenaria isolate MELC-2E11 chromosome 11, ASM2691426v1 genome, one interval contains:
- the LOC128208835 gene encoding uncharacterized protein LOC128208835: protein MVWAKLEKFRCPACPLSLFTTPGDWVCARDRTPVFINEKGVMECGNGNHAGNVCKWGWTCGSQYHKGRFFVADLEGFVFATSQAQELTDQMGAKWVAELVRALGKQFKK from the exons atggtttggGCAAAGCTAGAAAAATTCCGGTGTCCTGCGTGTCCACTATC ATTGTTTACAACGCCTGGGGACTGGGTTTGTGCCCGTGATAGGACTCCTGTATTTATCAATGAGAAAGGTGTTATGGAATGTGGAAATGGAAATCACGCAG GCAATGTGTGTAAATGGGGGTGGACATGTGGCTCTCAATACCACAAGGGTCGCTTTTTCGTAGCTGACCTCGAGGGGTTTGTGTTTGCTACTTCGCAGGCTCAGGAGCTTACAGACCAAATGGGGGCCAAGTGGGTGGCAGAACTTGTTAGAGCACTTGGCAAACAATTCAAAAAGTG a